A genomic region of Luteibacter aegosomatissinici contains the following coding sequences:
- a CDS encoding histidine phosphatase family protein — protein sequence MTIELLRHGDTGQRSYRGQLDDPLTALGWAQLRASVEDRAWDRIVSSSMARCARFAEELAATRGLPLHVDARLAEYHFGDWQGVPIETLAEAHGDALGRFWADPVTYPPPGAETFDAFHARLVAAMDDLARESAGQRVLVVTHGGAIRLLRCVAERRVFGDMANIDVPHASLHPVIWGR from the coding sequence ATGACCATCGAGCTGTTGCGCCATGGCGACACCGGCCAGCGTAGCTACCGTGGCCAGCTGGATGATCCGTTGACGGCGCTCGGCTGGGCGCAGCTGCGCGCTTCGGTGGAAGACCGGGCCTGGGATCGCATCGTGTCGTCATCGATGGCGCGTTGCGCGCGTTTCGCCGAAGAACTCGCCGCTACCCGCGGCCTTCCGCTACACGTGGATGCGCGGCTGGCCGAATACCACTTCGGCGACTGGCAGGGCGTGCCGATCGAAACCCTCGCGGAGGCGCACGGTGATGCGCTGGGCCGCTTCTGGGCGGACCCGGTGACCTATCCGCCGCCCGGTGCCGAAACGTTCGATGCGTTCCACGCGCGGCTCGTCGCGGCCATGGATGATCTGGCCCGTGAATCAGCGGGCCAGCGCGTATTGGTGGTGACCCACGGTGGTGCCATCCGTTTGCTGCGCTGCGTAGCGGAACGTCGGGTGTTTGGCGACATGGCGAACATCGACGTGCCGCATGCGTCGCTTCATCCCGTCATTTGGGGCAGGTAA
- the cobT gene encoding nicotinate-nucleotide--dimethylbenzimidazole phosphoribosyltransferase, producing MKRWMTVPCRVPDHAAAAAAAERQDTLTKPPGSLGRLEALAIQLASLQSRKRPRVDRVHIAVFAGDHGVASEGISAFPQAVTGEMVRNFASGGAAIAVLARELGATLEVVNLGTVNDPGEIEGVRREIIAPSTANLRHVPAMTDDELDAALDSGVRSVARAAAAGTELYIGGDMGIGNTTAASALACALLGEKPETLAGPGTGLDKQGVARKAAVIADALRVHGALASPREQLRHFGGFEIAALAGAFVAAAQCGVPVLVDGFIASTAALAAVALRPDARPWMIFAHRSHERGHGRVLDALQASPLLDLHMRLGEASGAAVAVPLLRMACTLHGSMATFAEAGVSEA from the coding sequence ATGAAACGCTGGATGACCGTGCCGTGCCGGGTTCCCGACCACGCGGCCGCCGCCGCCGCGGCGGAACGGCAGGATACGTTGACCAAGCCCCCGGGTTCGCTGGGCCGTCTCGAAGCGCTGGCGATCCAGCTGGCATCGCTGCAATCGCGCAAGCGCCCGCGCGTGGACCGCGTGCATATCGCCGTGTTCGCCGGTGACCACGGCGTGGCATCGGAAGGCATCTCGGCGTTTCCGCAGGCGGTGACCGGCGAGATGGTGCGCAACTTCGCAAGCGGTGGTGCCGCTATTGCCGTGCTGGCGCGCGAGCTTGGCGCGACGCTGGAGGTGGTTAACCTGGGAACCGTCAACGACCCGGGTGAGATCGAAGGCGTGCGCCGTGAAATCATCGCTCCCTCCACGGCGAACCTGCGCCACGTGCCGGCCATGACCGATGACGAGCTCGATGCTGCGCTGGATTCCGGTGTGCGCAGTGTCGCCCGTGCGGCCGCGGCGGGCACGGAGCTCTACATTGGCGGAGACATGGGGATTGGCAACACGACGGCGGCCAGCGCCCTGGCCTGCGCGTTGCTGGGTGAAAAGCCGGAAACACTGGCGGGTCCGGGAACAGGGCTCGACAAACAGGGCGTGGCCCGGAAGGCGGCCGTGATCGCAGATGCCTTGCGCGTGCATGGCGCGCTCGCATCCCCGCGTGAGCAGCTGCGCCACTTCGGCGGCTTCGAGATCGCTGCCCTCGCCGGTGCGTTTGTCGCCGCAGCGCAGTGCGGCGTTCCCGTGTTGGTGGATGGCTTCATCGCAAGCACCGCCGCACTCGCTGCGGTGGCGCTACGCCCGGATGCCCGCCCGTGGATGATCTTCGCGCATCGCTCGCATGAGCGTGGCCACGGCCGTGTGCTCGATGCGCTGCAGGCGTCGCCGTTGCTCGACCTGCATATGCGCCTTGGCGAAGCCAGTGGCGCCGCCGTAGCGGTTCCCCTGTTGCGCATGGCGTGCACGCTGCATGGTTCCATGGCGACGTTCGCCGAGGCCGGCGTCTCCGAAGCATGA
- the cobU gene encoding bifunctional adenosylcobinamide kinase/adenosylcobinamide-phosphate guanylyltransferase, translating to MKTLILGGARSGKSALAERLAGESAKDVMYIATAQALDGEMAERIAHHRARRPAAWGCVEEPLALGDALRAHAGPDRLVLVDCLTLWLSNALGIDDGVHFAREHAALLAAVNALPHDIVFVSNEVGLGITPLGELTRRFVDEAGRLHQSLAAACERVVFVAAGLPLVMKGSLP from the coding sequence ATGAAGACGCTGATTCTTGGGGGCGCGCGTTCGGGCAAGAGCGCGCTGGCCGAGCGGCTTGCGGGCGAGAGCGCGAAAGACGTGATGTACATCGCCACGGCGCAGGCGCTCGACGGTGAGATGGCCGAGCGCATAGCCCATCACCGGGCGCGCCGGCCTGCGGCATGGGGTTGTGTCGAAGAACCACTGGCTCTGGGTGATGCGCTCCGTGCCCACGCAGGGCCCGACCGCCTTGTCCTTGTGGATTGCCTGACCTTGTGGCTCAGCAACGCGCTTGGCATCGACGATGGCGTCCACTTCGCGCGGGAACACGCGGCGTTGCTCGCGGCGGTCAACGCGCTTCCGCACGACATCGTTTTCGTCAGCAACGAAGTCGGCCTCGGTATCACGCCCCTGGGCGAACTCACGCGCCGCTTCGTCGATGAAGCCGGCCGCCTGCACCAATCCCTCGCGGCTGCCTGCGAACGCGTTGTGTTCGTGGCGGCCGGGCTCCCCCTCGTGATGAAAGGATCGTTGCCATGA
- a CDS encoding cobyric acid synthase: MTARVLMVQGCTSDAGKSTLVAALCRWLHRRGVRVAPFKPQNMALNAAVTVDGGEIGRAQAVQAQAAGVEPHTDFNPVLLKPNSDTGAQVIVHGHPVGNMDAVGYHDYKRVAMDAVLASHARLTAAYDAVVVEGAGSPAEINLRDRDIANMGYAEAVDCPVILVADIDRGGVFAHLVGTLAVLSPSERDRIVGFVINRFRGDIALLQPGLDWLERETGKPVLGVLPYLHGLVLEAEDALPRSRETRADARLRIAVPALPRISNHNDFDALRAHPDVECVFVGPGDAFPSCDLIVLPGSKSTRADLAWLRERGWDKAILRHVRYGGQVIGICGGFQMLGHAVHDPEGIEGLAGSTAGLGLLDMETTMGPYKVLQHVEGTLAAGGARVRGYEIHCGQSSGAALASPMTLIGKPDGAMSADGLVMGTYLHGVFDHPDALAALLRHAGLDDAAPLDIHALRDASIDRIADAIDEHVDTRRLAEWFGLDG; the protein is encoded by the coding sequence ATGACCGCACGCGTCCTCATGGTCCAGGGCTGCACCTCCGATGCAGGCAAGAGCACATTGGTGGCGGCGCTATGCCGCTGGCTGCACCGGCGTGGCGTGCGCGTGGCACCGTTCAAGCCGCAGAACATGGCGCTCAATGCCGCGGTGACGGTAGACGGCGGTGAAATCGGCCGGGCCCAGGCGGTGCAGGCGCAGGCAGCGGGTGTCGAGCCGCACACCGACTTCAACCCGGTGCTGCTCAAGCCCAATAGCGATACGGGCGCGCAGGTCATCGTGCATGGCCACCCGGTGGGCAACATGGATGCGGTGGGCTATCACGACTACAAACGCGTGGCTATGGATGCGGTACTTGCCTCCCACGCCCGGCTAACCGCGGCTTACGACGCCGTCGTCGTGGAAGGCGCCGGTAGCCCCGCCGAGATCAACCTGCGTGATCGCGATATCGCCAACATGGGTTATGCCGAAGCCGTCGATTGCCCGGTGATCCTCGTCGCGGACATCGACCGCGGTGGCGTATTCGCCCATCTCGTCGGCACGCTGGCCGTGCTGTCGCCCAGTGAGCGCGATCGCATCGTCGGTTTCGTGATCAACCGGTTCCGCGGCGACATCGCGTTGCTGCAACCTGGCCTGGATTGGCTCGAACGCGAGACGGGCAAGCCGGTGTTGGGAGTGCTGCCGTACCTGCATGGCCTGGTGCTGGAAGCGGAAGATGCATTACCGCGATCGCGCGAAACACGCGCTGATGCCCGTCTCCGCATCGCCGTGCCCGCGCTGCCGCGCATCAGCAATCACAATGACTTTGACGCGCTGCGCGCGCATCCCGACGTGGAATGCGTATTTGTCGGCCCGGGTGATGCCTTTCCCTCATGCGACCTGATCGTGCTGCCCGGCTCGAAATCGACCCGCGCCGACCTGGCGTGGCTCCGCGAGCGCGGATGGGATAAGGCCATCCTCCGCCATGTGCGTTATGGCGGACAGGTCATCGGCATTTGCGGCGGCTTCCAGATGCTGGGGCACGCCGTGCACGATCCCGAGGGAATCGAAGGACTGGCAGGTTCTACGGCGGGCCTTGGTTTGCTCGACATGGAAACCACCATGGGGCCATACAAGGTATTGCAACACGTGGAGGGTACGCTTGCCGCCGGTGGTGCACGTGTAAGGGGTTACGAAATTCATTGCGGACAGTCGTCGGGTGCGGCGCTGGCGTCACCGATGACGTTAATCGGCAAACCCGATGGCGCCATGTCCGCCGATGGCCTCGTCATGGGAACCTACCTGCACGGTGTGTTCGATCATCCTGATGCGCTGGCTGCCTTGTTGCGCCATGCGGGCCTGGACGATGCGGCGCCCCTGGACATCCATGCGCTGCGTGATGCATCGATCGACCGGATCGCCGATGCGATCGATGAGCACGTGGATACCCGCCGCCTCGCGGAATGGTTTGGACTGGACGGATGA
- a CDS encoding threonine-phosphate decarboxylase: protein MLEHGGRIARAVAHYGIPREQWLDLSTGVSPHAWPVPPIPADAWHRLPEDEDDLLDAARAYYGCEHLLAVAGTQAAIQALPKLRPRCRVGVLAPGYAEHAHAWRREGHDVALLPMADLLARAEDFDVRVFISPNNPTGERIPAGDHPVGAHPVSESFSRSATGPVAPGERRRSQGELLHERRWDIVDEAFADMQPYAFLQPREGLILLRSIGKFFGMAGARAGFVAAWPALLDALREQLGPWTLTGPTRFAVTQALRDTAWHRSARDRLHSESAALAATLARSGLPPSGGTDLFQYCLHPDATRLHEALARRGILTRLFTDPPALRLGLPPNDASLARLGSALRDILP, encoded by the coding sequence ATGCTTGAGCACGGTGGACGCATCGCCCGCGCCGTGGCGCACTACGGCATCCCACGCGAGCAGTGGCTCGACCTGTCGACAGGCGTGAGCCCGCACGCATGGCCGGTACCGCCCATCCCGGCTGATGCATGGCATCGCTTGCCGGAAGATGAAGATGATCTGCTGGACGCGGCGCGGGCTTATTACGGTTGTGAACACCTGCTTGCCGTCGCGGGCACACAGGCGGCGATACAGGCGTTGCCGAAGCTAAGGCCGCGCTGCCGCGTGGGCGTGCTGGCGCCCGGCTACGCCGAGCATGCGCATGCGTGGCGCAGGGAAGGCCACGACGTAGCCCTTCTACCGATGGCCGATCTTCTCGCACGGGCGGAAGACTTCGACGTACGCGTGTTCATATCCCCCAACAACCCCACCGGCGAGCGTATTCCTGCAGGAGATCACCCTGTAGGAGCTCACCCTGTGAGCGAAAGCTTTTCGCGAAGTGCAACAGGCCCTGTTGCTCCCGGCGAACGGCGTCGCTCACAGGGTGAGCTCCTACACGAGCGGCGCTGGGATATCGTCGACGAGGCATTTGCGGACATGCAGCCCTACGCGTTCTTGCAACCGCGCGAAGGTCTGATCCTGCTCCGTTCGATCGGAAAGTTCTTCGGCATGGCCGGCGCCCGTGCGGGATTCGTGGCCGCGTGGCCTGCGTTGCTCGATGCACTCCGCGAGCAGCTCGGCCCGTGGACGCTAACCGGGCCCACGCGTTTCGCCGTAACACAGGCATTGCGTGATACCGCCTGGCACCGGTCCGCGCGAGACCGGCTGCACAGCGAAAGCGCGGCGCTTGCCGCTACCCTCGCACGAAGCGGATTGCCACCCAGCGGAGGAACGGATCTGTTCCAGTACTGCCTTCACCCCGATGCCACACGCCTGCACGAGGCACTCGCGCGCCGAGGCATCCTTACACGCCTCTTCACCGACCCGCCCGCCCTGCGCCTCGGCCTGCCGCCGAACGACGCATCCCTTGCGCGACTTGGAAGCGCGCTGCGGGACATCCTGCCATGA
- the cbiB gene encoding adenosylcobinamide-phosphate synthase CbiB: MALLLAVGLDALLGEPVRWHPLVAFGRYAGMLERRFHADSRWAGVAAWCLAVLVPCAGLLAVRAASTPALAFGIDVLVLYAAIGRRSLGEHARPIADALDRGDLVAARTAVGWMVSRDTVALDAAQVAGAATESVLENGHDAVFGALFWFALLGGPGALLFRLANTLDAMWGYRTPRFLRFGWAAARIDDVLGFIPARFTALTYAAMGHFDSAWCCWRGQAPLWKSPNAGPVMAAGAGALQVVLGGPAPYHGQWQPRPVLGEGEPPAASSIRAALRLVDRGVVAWLCVALLVGAAAHA, translated from the coding sequence ATGGCGTTGTTGCTGGCCGTGGGCCTGGATGCGTTGTTGGGCGAGCCGGTGCGTTGGCACCCGCTGGTGGCCTTTGGCCGTTACGCGGGCATGCTCGAACGCCGCTTCCATGCGGATTCGCGGTGGGCGGGTGTCGCCGCATGGTGCCTTGCCGTCCTCGTGCCCTGCGCGGGATTGCTCGCGGTTCGCGCGGCGTCGACGCCGGCACTCGCGTTCGGCATCGATGTGCTGGTGCTCTACGCGGCCATAGGCCGCCGTAGCCTCGGCGAGCATGCGCGGCCCATCGCCGATGCGCTGGATCGCGGCGACCTGGTGGCAGCGCGTACCGCGGTTGGCTGGATGGTGAGCCGCGACACTGTGGCGCTGGATGCCGCACAGGTCGCAGGGGCTGCCACGGAATCCGTCCTCGAGAACGGGCATGACGCGGTATTTGGCGCCTTGTTCTGGTTTGCCCTGCTGGGTGGCCCGGGAGCGCTGCTGTTCCGGCTGGCCAATACGCTGGATGCCATGTGGGGTTATCGCACACCACGTTTCCTTCGCTTTGGCTGGGCCGCGGCGCGGATCGACGATGTACTGGGCTTCATTCCCGCGCGGTTTACCGCGCTCACGTACGCCGCGATGGGTCATTTCGACAGTGCCTGGTGTTGCTGGCGCGGCCAGGCACCGCTTTGGAAAAGCCCTAATGCAGGCCCCGTGATGGCTGCTGGCGCCGGGGCGCTACAGGTGGTGCTGGGCGGCCCCGCGCCATATCACGGGCAATGGCAGCCGCGGCCCGTATTGGGCGAGGGCGAGCCACCCGCTGCTTCGAGCATTCGCGCCGCGCTTCGCCTGGTCGATCGCGGCGTGGTGGCGTGGCTGTGCGTTGCGTTGCTTGTGGGAGCCGCTGCGCATGCTTGA
- a CDS encoding cobyrinate a,c-diamide synthase has translation MSAPASGQGKTSVTAALARAHTRLGRRVCVFKTGPDFLDPMILARASGGPVYQLDTWMGGEDDVRARLYDAAGEADLILVEGVMGLFDGSPSSADLAARFGLPVLAVIDGSAMAQTFGALAHGLATYRDDVTVQGVLANRVGSDYHAKLLRESLPAAIAWHGTLPRDRLHDRPLSLPERHLGLVAADELADLDERLDALADALAGRSSLELPPPVPFEPAAGLATTVSLSGVRIAVARDAAFAFLYPANLQVLRDAGAELAFFSPLAGDALPACDAVWLPGGYPELHLDTLAARTDLRDALHAHVDAGRPLLAECGGLLYALDQLTDRHGHAAQLAGLLRGHATMQPRMAALGMQAVALPEGDLRGHSFHYAQASVDAAPLAHASNPNGGPTAEAVYRRGRMTASFVHFYFPSHPDAAARLFLP, from the coding sequence GTGAGTGCACCTGCCTCGGGGCAGGGCAAGACGAGTGTTACCGCCGCGCTCGCGCGTGCACACACACGCCTGGGCCGCCGCGTGTGCGTGTTCAAGACCGGGCCCGATTTCCTCGATCCGATGATCCTGGCCCGCGCGAGCGGTGGGCCGGTCTACCAGCTGGATACCTGGATGGGCGGCGAGGATGATGTCCGCGCGCGCCTGTACGATGCGGCCGGTGAGGCCGACCTGATCCTGGTTGAGGGCGTCATGGGGTTGTTCGACGGCTCGCCGTCGAGTGCGGATCTCGCCGCACGCTTCGGCCTGCCGGTGCTGGCGGTGATCGATGGCTCGGCGATGGCCCAGACTTTCGGCGCGCTCGCGCACGGCCTGGCCACCTATCGCGACGACGTGACGGTGCAAGGCGTACTGGCGAACCGCGTAGGCAGCGACTACCACGCCAAGCTCCTGCGCGAGAGCCTGCCCGCCGCCATCGCCTGGCACGGCACACTCCCACGCGATCGCCTCCATGACCGGCCGCTGTCCCTGCCGGAACGCCACCTCGGCCTCGTCGCCGCCGATGAACTGGCCGACCTCGACGAACGCCTCGATGCCCTGGCCGACGCGCTGGCGGGGCGCTCATCACTCGAGCTCCCGCCACCCGTACCCTTCGAACCCGCCGCGGGCCTGGCCACCACCGTGTCGCTTTCCGGCGTCCGCATCGCCGTGGCGCGCGACGCTGCCTTTGCCTTCCTCTATCCAGCCAATCTCCAGGTCTTGCGTGATGCGGGCGCGGAGCTTGCATTCTTCTCACCGCTGGCCGGGGATGCACTGCCGGCATGCGATGCCGTGTGGCTACCTGGCGGCTATCCGGAGCTGCACCTGGATACGCTGGCGGCGCGCACCGACCTGCGTGATGCGCTGCATGCGCATGTCGATGCAGGGCGCCCGTTGCTGGCCGAGTGTGGCGGATTGCTCTATGCGCTGGACCAGCTTACCGACCGCCACGGCCATGCGGCGCAGCTCGCTGGCTTGCTCCGCGGCCACGCCACCATGCAGCCACGCATGGCGGCGCTGGGCATGCAGGCCGTGGCGCTGCCCGAAGGCGATCTGCGTGGGCATTCATTCCACTACGCACAGGCATCGGTCGACGCCGCACCGCTTGCGCATGCCAGCAACCCGAACGGTGGGCCCACCGCCGAAGCGGTCTATCGACGTGGCCGGATGACGGCCAGCTTCGTGCACTTTTATTTTCCGTCCCACCCGGACGCCGCGGCACGTCTGTTCCTGCCGTGA
- the cobO gene encoding cob(I)yrinic acid a,c-diamide adenosyltransferase, whose amino-acid sequence MDDASRYRDRAQRKKELVDRRIARATIDRGVLVVNTGNGKGKSSSGFGMLARSLGHGFRCGVVQFIKGSFSTGEEAFFRRFEGDELDYHVMGEGYTWETQDRERDIAAAMAAWSVAERMLGDDTYDYVLLDELNIALVKGYIPLERVLAALLARPERQHVAITGRGAPDDLVAIADTVTEMRVVKHAFQAGIKAQKGIEL is encoded by the coding sequence ATGGATGACGCATCGCGCTACCGGGACCGTGCCCAGCGGAAGAAGGAACTGGTGGACCGGCGCATCGCCCGGGCCACCATCGATCGCGGCGTGCTCGTGGTGAACACCGGAAACGGCAAGGGCAAGAGCTCATCCGGCTTTGGCATGCTGGCACGCTCGCTGGGCCACGGCTTTCGCTGTGGTGTCGTACAGTTCATCAAAGGTAGCTTCTCCACCGGCGAGGAGGCCTTCTTTCGCAGGTTCGAAGGTGATGAACTGGATTACCACGTGATGGGCGAGGGCTATACCTGGGAAACCCAGGACCGCGAGCGCGATATCGCCGCCGCCATGGCGGCGTGGAGCGTGGCCGAGCGCATGCTGGGCGATGACACCTACGACTACGTGTTGCTGGATGAGCTGAACATCGCGTTGGTGAAAGGCTACATCCCGCTCGAACGCGTGCTCGCCGCCTTGCTCGCCCGGCCCGAACGCCAGCACGTGGCAATCACCGGCCGGGGCGCGCCGGATGACCTGGTGGCCATCGCTGATACCGTGACCGAGATGCGCGTGGTGAAGCACGCGTTCCAGGCGGGCATCAAGGCACAGAAGGGCATCGAACTGTGA
- the btuB gene encoding TonB-dependent vitamin B12 receptor, with protein sequence MSFRPHHLALAIGLATLTPVAAHADDAASTDLDKVVVTASRTEQTLNQVLSASTVIDRADIERLQPRSLADLLRATPGVSIANNGGPGKATSVFMRGTESDHVLVLVDGVKIGSATSGTAAFQDIPVDQIERIEIVRGPYSSLYGSDALGGVIQIFTRHPQGAFVPNLSVGVGSWSTLRGSAGFAGRGTNGWYSVEASHDQTHGINACRGKPSPGGGGCYTYEPDDDGYRNNALSLKGGWRFDEQWDADASATRSEGHNYYDGTSSNSAESATQTVGGRLRYRPAQDALVTLNVGRSLDLSTDYENGVYADTFNTHRDLASLQADLGKVGGAYGLTTLGFDWQRDRVVGSTDYFVDARRNHALFAQWQQEFGDSSIQGSLRRDENSQFGGKTTGSLQYGYALTKELRVTGSYGTAFKAPTFNDLYYPDYGNPDLKPETSRNWELGLRGTPGWGNWSINAFQNRIDHLIVFDSSLTGPLFPFGGANNIDRSRIRGVELAADTTLGDWRLGGNATWLSPEDDSDDATHGNLLPRRARRTANVDVDRSFGALSVGASVYASAYRYDDTANLHRLGGYALTDLRMAYAIDTAWNVELSAKNIFDRHYETARYFNQPGRNWMLTFRYQPRS encoded by the coding sequence GTGTCGTTCCGTCCGCACCACCTCGCGCTCGCCATCGGCCTCGCGACGCTCACGCCCGTCGCCGCCCATGCCGATGACGCCGCCTCCACCGATCTCGACAAGGTGGTGGTTACCGCCAGCCGCACCGAGCAGACCCTCAACCAGGTACTCTCGGCCTCCACCGTGATCGACCGCGCCGATATCGAACGGCTGCAGCCGCGGTCGCTGGCCGACCTGCTGCGCGCCACCCCGGGTGTTTCCATTGCCAACAACGGCGGCCCGGGCAAGGCCACCTCCGTGTTCATGCGCGGCACCGAATCCGACCACGTGCTGGTCCTCGTCGATGGCGTGAAGATCGGCTCGGCCACCTCCGGTACCGCCGCCTTCCAGGATATTCCGGTCGACCAGATCGAGCGCATCGAGATCGTCCGTGGTCCGTACTCGAGCCTTTACGGTTCCGATGCGCTGGGCGGTGTGATCCAGATCTTTACCCGCCACCCGCAGGGCGCTTTCGTGCCCAACCTTTCGGTCGGCGTTGGCAGCTGGTCCACGCTGCGCGGCTCGGCCGGTTTTGCGGGCCGCGGCACCAACGGCTGGTACTCGGTGGAGGCCAGTCACGACCAGACCCATGGCATTAACGCGTGCCGCGGCAAGCCCAGCCCGGGCGGTGGTGGTTGCTACACCTATGAGCCCGATGACGATGGTTACCGCAACAACGCACTGTCGCTGAAGGGCGGCTGGCGCTTTGACGAACAGTGGGATGCCGATGCCAGTGCGACGCGTAGCGAAGGCCACAACTACTACGACGGCACCAGCAGCAACTCGGCGGAATCGGCGACGCAGACGGTGGGCGGACGCCTGCGTTATCGCCCGGCACAGGACGCGCTGGTCACGCTGAACGTCGGGCGTAGCCTGGATCTGTCCACCGATTACGAGAACGGCGTCTACGCCGATACGTTCAACACGCATCGCGACCTGGCGTCGCTGCAGGCTGACCTCGGCAAGGTGGGTGGCGCATACGGCCTCACCACGCTCGGTTTTGACTGGCAGCGCGACCGCGTGGTCGGCAGCACGGATTACTTCGTGGATGCGCGCCGTAACCACGCGCTGTTCGCCCAGTGGCAGCAGGAGTTCGGCGACAGTTCGATCCAGGGCAGCCTGCGCCGCGACGAGAACAGCCAGTTCGGCGGCAAGACCACCGGCAGCCTGCAATACGGCTATGCCCTGACGAAGGAGCTACGCGTCACGGGTAGCTACGGTACGGCGTTCAAGGCACCGACCTTCAACGACCTGTACTACCCCGATTACGGCAACCCGGACCTGAAGCCGGAAACCTCGCGTAACTGGGAGCTGGGCCTGCGCGGTACGCCGGGCTGGGGCAACTGGTCGATCAATGCGTTCCAGAATCGTATCGATCACCTGATCGTGTTCGATTCGAGCCTGACTGGCCCGCTGTTCCCATTTGGCGGCGCGAACAATATCGACCGCTCGCGGATCCGTGGCGTGGAACTGGCGGCCGATACGACGCTGGGTGACTGGCGCCTGGGCGGCAACGCCACCTGGCTCTCGCCCGAAGATGACAGCGACGACGCGACGCACGGCAACCTGCTGCCACGCCGCGCGCGTCGCACGGCCAATGTCGATGTAGACCGCAGCTTCGGCGCCCTCAGTGTCGGCGCCAGCGTCTACGCATCGGCTTACCGCTATGACGACACGGCCAACCTGCACCGCCTGGGCGGCTACGCGTTGACCGACCTGCGCATGGCTTACGCGATCGATACCGCATGGAACGTGGAGCTGTCGGCGAAGAACATCTTCGATCGCCATTACGAAACCGCGCGCTACTTCAACCAGCCTGGCCGCAACTGGATGCTCACGTTCCGCTACCAGCCGCGCTCCTGA